One window from the genome of Molothrus ater isolate BHLD 08-10-18 breed brown headed cowbird chromosome 5, BPBGC_Mater_1.1, whole genome shotgun sequence encodes:
- the CAND1 gene encoding LOW QUALITY PROTEIN: cullin-associated NEDD8-dissociated protein 1 (The sequence of the model RefSeq protein was modified relative to this genomic sequence to represent the inferred CDS: inserted 1 base in 1 codon) encodes MASASYHISNLLEKMTSSDKDFRFMATNDLMTELQKDSIKLDDDSERKVVKMILKLLEDKNGEVQNLAVKCLGPLVSKVKEYQVETIVDTLCTNMLSDKEQLRDISSIGLKTVIGELPPASSGSALAANVCKKITGRLTSAIAKQEDVSVQLEALDIMADMLSRQGGLLVNFHPSILTCLLPQLTSPRLAVRKRTIIALGHLVMSCGNMVFVDLIEHLLTELSKNDSMSTTRTYIQCIAAISRQAGHRIGEYLEKIIPLVVKFCNVDDDELREYCIQAFESFVRRCPKEVYPHVSTIINICLKYLTYDPNYNYDDEDEDENAMDADGGDDDDQGSDDEYSDDDDMSWKVRRAAAKCLDAVVSTRHEMLPEFYKTVSPALIARFKEREENVKADVFHAYLSLLKQTRPVQSWLCDPDAMEQGETPLTMLQSQVPNIVKALHKQMKEKSVKTRQCCFNMLTELVNVLPGALTQHVPVLVPGIIFSLNDKSSSSNLKIDALSCLYVILCNHSPQVFHPHVQALVPPVVACVGDPFYKITSEALLVTQQLVKVIRPLDQPTSFDATPYIKDLFTCTIKRLKAADIDQEVKERAISCMGQIICSLGDSLGTDLPSTLQIFLERLKNEITRLTTVKAMTLIAGSPLKIDLRPILGEGVPILASFLRKNQRALKLGTLSALDILIKNYSDSLTAAMIDAVLDELPPLISESDMHVSQMAISFLTTLAKVYPSSLSKISGSILNELIGLVRSPLLQGGALSAMLEFFQALVVTGTNNLGYMDLLRMLTGPVYSQSTALTHKQSYYSIAKCVAALTRACPKEGPAVVGQFIQDVKNSRSTDSIRLLALLSLGEVGHHIDLSGQIELKSVILEAFSSPSEEVKSAASYALGSISVGNLPEYLPFVLQEITSQPKRQYLLLHSLKEIISSASVIGLKPYVENIWALLLKHCECAEEGTRNVVAECLGKLTLIDPETLLPRLKGYLASGSSYARSSVVTAVKFTISDHPQPIDPXLKNCIGDFLKTLEDPDLNVRRVALVTFNSAAHNKPSLIRDLLDTVLPHLYNETKVRKELIREVEMGPFKHTVDDGLDIRKAAFECMYTLLDSCLDRLDIFEFLNHVEDGLKDHYDIKMLTFLMLVRLSTLCPSAVLQRLDRLVEPLRATCTTKVKANSVKQEFEKQDELKRSAMRAVAALLTIPEAEKSPLMSEFQSQISSNPELAAIFESIQKDSSSTNLESMDTS; translated from the exons ATGGCGAGCGCCTCGTACCACATCTCCAACCTGCTGGAGAAAATGACATCCAGCGACAAGGACTTCAG GTTTATGGCTACTAATGACTTGATGACAGAACTTCAGAAAGATTCTATCAAGCTGGATGATGACAGTGAAAGGAAGGTGGTGAAgatgattttgaaattattgGAAGATAAAAATGGTGAGGTACAAAACTTAGCTGTCAAATG CCTGGGACCTCTGGTGAGTAAAGTGAAGGAGTATCAAGTGGAGACCATTGTAGATACCCTGTGTACAAACATGCTTTCAGATAAAGAACAGTTACGTGACATTTCAAGCATTGGTCTTAAAACTGTGATTGGAGAACTTCCCCCTGCTTCCAGTG GTTCTGCATTAGCAGCTAATGTTTGCAAAAAGATCACAGGGCGTCTCACTAGTGCTATAGCCAAGCAGGAAGATGTGTCTGTTCAACTGGAGGCACTGGATATCATGGCTGATATGCTGAGCAG GCAAGGAGGACTGCTTGTTAACTTCCATCCTTCAATTCTGACCTGTCTGCTCCCCCAGCTGACCAGCCCAAGACTTGCTGTGAGGAAAAGAACCATCATTGCTCTTGGTCACCTGGTTATGAGTTGTGGCAATATGGTTTTTGTTGACCTCATTGAACATCTGTTGACAGAACTGTCTAAAAATGATTCCATGTCAACAACTAGGACCTATATACAGTGTATTGCTGCTATCAGTAGGCAAGCAGGTCATAGAATAg GTGAATATCttgagaaaataattcctttggTTGTAAAGTTTTGTAATGTAGATGATGATGAACTACGAGAGTACTGCATTCAAGCCTTTGAATCTTTTGTTAGGAG GTGTCCTAAAGAAGTTTATCCTCATGTATCTACTATTATAAACATTTGTCTTAAGTATCTTACTTATGATCCTAATTACAATtatgatgatgaagatgaagatgaaaatgCTATGGATGCtgatggtggtgatgatgatgatcaAG ggAGTGATGATGAATATAGTGATGATGATGACATGAGCTGGAAAGTGAGACGTGCAGCTGCTAAATGTCTGGATGCTGTGGTTAGCACACGACACGAAATGCTTCCAGAATTCTACAAAACTGTATCTCCTGCTTTAATAGCCAGATTCAAAGAACGTGAAGAGAATGTTAAAGCAGATGTTTTTCATGCAtatctttctcttttaaaacaaactcGACCTGTGCAAAGTTGGCTTTGTGATCCTGATGCAATGGAACAAGGAGAGACACCTTTGACAATGCTTCAGAGTCAG GTTCCCAACATAGTTAAAGCCTTGCACAAACAGATGAAGGAGAAAAGCGTTAAGACTCGTCAGTGCTGCTTTAACATGCTGACTGAGCTAGTAAATGTGTTACCTGGAGCCCTAACACAGCATGTTCCTGTACTTGTACCAG GAATAATCTTTTCACTGAATGACAAATCAAGTTCTTCTAATCTGAAGATAGATGCTTTGTCCTGTTTGTATGTGATCCTCTGCAATCATTCTCCCCAAGTCTTTCATCCTCATGTTCAAGCATTGGTACCTCCAGTTGTAGCTTGTGTTGGTGACCCATTTTACAAGATAACATCAGAGGCACTTCTGGTTACCCAACAACTTGTAAAGGTTATTCGTCCTTTAGACCAGCCTACTTCCTTTGATGCTACTCCTTACATCAAAGATTTGTTTACTTGTACAATCAAAAGATTAAAGGCCGCTGACATTGATCAGGAGGTGAAAGAAAGGGCAATATCTTGCATGGGTCAAATAATTTGTAGCCTTGGTGACAGTCTAGGTACAGACCTGCCTAGTACACTTCAGATCTTTCTAGAGAGACTGAAGAATGAGATCACTCGATTAACTACGGTGAAGGCAATGACATTGATTGCTGGTTCTCCTTTGAAGATAGATTTGAGACCAATCCTTGGGGAAGGAGTTCCTATTCTTGCTTCTTTTCTGAGAAAGAACCAGCGAGCTTTGAAGCTGGGCACTCTTTCTGCGCTAgatattttaattaagaattaCAGTGACAGCTTGACAGCTGCCATGATTGATGCAGTCCTGGATGAGCTTCCACCTCTGATTAGTGAAAGTGACATGCACGTATCACAGATGGCCATCAGTTTTCTGACAACGCTGGCTAAAGTATATCCTTCCTCCCTGTCAAAGATTAGTGGCTCCATTCTCAATGAACTTATTGGGCTGGTAAGATCACCCCTACTTCAGGGTGGAGCACTTAGTGCCATGCTAGAATTTTTCCAGGCTTTGGTTGTGACTGGTACAAACAATTTAGGCTATATGGATTTACTGCGCATGTTAACGGGTCCAGTGTactcccagagcacagcacttaCTCACAAGCAGTCTTACTATTCCATTGCCAAATGTGTCGCTGCCCTCACTCGAGCCTGCCCTAAGGAAGGACCAGCTGTCGTAGGTCAGTTCATTCAAGACGTTAAGAACTCGAGGTCCACAGATTCCATTCGTcttttggctttgctttctcttgGGGAAGTTGGGCATCACATTGACTTAAGTGGACAAATCGAGCTGAAGTCTGTAATACTGGAAGCGTTCTCTTCTCCTAGTGAAGAAGTCAAGTCAGCGGCATCATACGCCTTAGGCAGTATTAGTGTTGGCAATCTTCCTGAGTATCTGCCATTTGTCCTACAAGAAATAACCAGTCAGCCTAAGAGGCAATACCTTCTTCTGCATTccttgaaagaaataattagCTCTGCGTCAGTGATTGGTCTCAAACCATATGTTGAGAACATCTGGGCCTTACTCCTGAAACACTGTGAATGTGCAGAAGAGGGTACGAGGAATGTTGTTGCCGAATGCTTGGGCAAGCTTACATTGATAGACCCAGAGACTCTGCTTCCACGACTCAAGGGATACTTGGCATCAG GGTCCTCATATGCTCGAAGTTCAGTGGTTACTGCTGTTAAGTTCACTATTTCTGATCATCCTCAACCCATAGACC CTTTGAAGAACTGCATAG GTGATTTTCTGAAAACTCTGGAGGACCCAGATCTCAATGTCAGGAGAGTAGCCCTAGTGACTTTTAATTCAGCTGCCCACAATAAACCATCTTTGATAAGGGACCTCTTAGATACTGTGCTTCCTCATCTTTACAATGAAACAAAAGTCAGAAAGGAATTAATCAGAGAG GTGGAAATGGGACCATTTAAGCACACAGTTGATGATGGGTTGGACATAAGGAAAGCAGCTTTTGAGTGCATGTATACTCTATTGGATAGCTGTTTGGATAGACTAGATATATTTGAATTCTTAAACCATGTTGAAGATGGCCTGAAGGATCACTATGATATTAAG ATGCTGACCTTTTTAATGCTGGTGAGACTGTCTACCCTTTGTCCGAGCGCAGTGCTGCAGAGGTTGGACAGGCTTGTTGAACCTTTGCGTGCTACGTGTACAACTAAG GTAAAGGCAAACTCAGTGAAACAGGAGTTTGAAAAGCAAGATGAACTAAAACGATCTGCTATGAGAGCTGTAGCAGCACTTCTAACCATTCCAGAAGCAGAGAAGAGTCCATTAATGAGTGAATTTCAGTCACAGATAAGCTCTAACCCTGAGCTGGCAGCCATCTTTGAAAGTATCCAAAAAGATTCATCATCCACTAACTTGGAATCAATGGACACTAGTTAG